The stretch of DNA GCCGCAGTTGCTGGCGATCGTGTCGCCCGGCAACGATGCCTCGATCAAGGTGCTGGAGCGGATCGGGCTGAGCTTTCGCGAAATGGTGCAACTGGGCGCAGATGCCGAACAGTTGAAGCTGTATTCGCTGGACGCATGACGACCCGCGACCGTGGCTAGTTCGCCAACAGTTTGATCAGCCCGGCGATGAGGCACCCGCTCCACAGAAGCGAGAGAGTTACCCGTTTGAATCGACGCTCCATCTCCGATCCCCCTGATCGTGCGAATTCCTGCGCACGTTGTACCCAAGGATTGTGTCCTTCGGTAGACAGCCGAGACTTATTCTCATAAGGGCGACGGATGCCCGCGCGCCAGCCAAGCGTGACGCAAATCCCACTTCTCCCGCGCCGCTGAATTCACCTGCCGGCATCGAGATGCGTCAGGAACAGCCGCAGATCGAACTCCAGCTGGTGGTAATCCGGCTCCATGTGCGTGCACAGCTGGTAGAAGGCCTTGTTGTGATCGGTCTCTTTCATGTGCGCAAGTTCATGGACGACGATCATCTTCAGGAACTCGGCCGGCGCATCGCGGAACACCGTGGCGATGCGGATCTCGCGGCTGGCCTTGAGCTTGCCGCCGTGCACCCTGGAGATCGCGGTATGGGTGCCCAGCGCATGCTTCATCACCTGCAGCTTGCTGTCGTAGACCACCTTGCCCAGCGGCACCGCCTTTCGCATGTGCCGGTCCTTGAGCGCCTGCACGTACTCATACAGCTGTCCGTCGCTGCGCACGGCGTGGGCCTGGGCGTACTTGTCGGCCAGCATCGCGCCCAGCCGGTCCTGCTCGATCAGTTCGCGCACCCGCTCCTGAACGTGTGGCGGATAGCCGGCGAGGTACTTCAGCGGTTCCATCGGTGCGGGGCGGGTGCGAAGGGGTCGGAGGGTATGATGGGCCCGAAATCCCCAGGCACGAATCAGCGACATGGCGAAGGCGAATCCCCTTCAGGAACAACTGCTCAAGGCGGGCCTGGTCAAGAAATCCAAGGTGGCCGAGGTCGCGCGCGAGCAGAACAAGGCCCGCCATGCCAAGGGACCGTCCGGCCCCGGCGAGATCCAGCTGGAAGCCGAGCGTGCGCGGGCCGAGAAGGCCGAACGCGACCGGACACTGGCGGCAGAGCGCAAGGCGCAGCTGCGCGTCGCCGAACTGCGCGCCCAGGCGCGACAGATCATCGAGGACAGGAAAGTCCCGCGTTCGGGTGAGAGCGAGTACCGCTTCACCGTGGACGGCGCCATCCGCACGCTGCTGCTGAATGCGGACCTGCGCAAGAAGCTGTCCACCGGCGCCCTTGTGATCGCCCGCCTGGACGACCGCTTCGAACTGTTGCCGCGCGAGGCCGCCGACAAGGTGCGCGAGCGCGATGCCGGCATGATCGTGCTCGACCACGGCCAGGACGCGGGCACGGATCCTGCCGCTGCAACGTCCGAGGACGACGCGTACTACGCGCAGTTCCAAGTGCCCGACGACCTGGTCTGGTAGTAGCGCGGTCCAGTCGCCCTTACAGCGGTTCCGTGACCGGAACCGGACGCCCCTGCTGACCGGCGATGGCGTGATTGACGTCGCGATGGCCGGCTTCGTCGTCGCGCACCGCGATGACAACCTCGCGCAGCCGCGCATCGGCCGGCAACTTCCAGTACTCGATCGCGATCGCCGGCGCCGGCACGTTGTCGATGCGACCGGCGTCGATCTCTTCCAGGTAGCGCGTGTAGCTCACCACCGCCTCTTCCTCGAAGTAGCCGACCAGGCGGTGCGCGGTGCGCGAAGAGACGATGTAGAGCAGCAGGTAGAAGGTGAAGAACAGTGCCTGCGCGATCAGCACCATCATGCGTTCGAACCAGCTCGGTTTGGCGATCTCCATGAACGTCATCAGGTGCATGCGTTCGTTGTCGGCCTCGTCCAGCAAGGTGCGGATCCAGCCCTTGTCGTCGCGCATCCAGCGCAGGCAGCGCAGGTGCAGCAGCGCGCCACCGACCATGCCGGGCACGGCGGCGACCGTCTCCAGGACGATCGCGCGATTGCCGTAGCGCTTGGCGAACAGAGTGTCGGCGAAGAAGCGCAGGAAGCGCGTCGTTCCGTAGGCAACGCGGTCCGACAGGTTGCGCACGGGGTGGTGCAGATCGACCGGATGGGTGGATCCAGCGTTCATCGGGAGTCTCCGGACCGGACGATGGCCCGGCCGATGGCAAAGGAATCTAGGCGACGCGGTCGTTCGCGACCAGCCATGCCGGTGGACATGCGCTGTTGAGCAACGGGCACCAATCGACAGCGCCTATGACGCGGACCGTTCATGAGGCCTGGCGCGTCGTGCGCGCTCCGTCCAGAAAGATGTCCACGGCCTGGATCACCCTTGGACTCCACTCGCGCTCCGTCAGCGGTGGGCGCACGCCCAGCACGACTTCGAGGTGCGAGTCGTCGCGCAGCATGCCGATGAAGTGCTCGGCCGCTTGCGCCGGGTTGGCGAGCGTGACCACTCCGGCCGCCGCGTAGCGCTCCAGCAACCGCGCCAGGCCCGACGCCGCCCGGCCCGAACCGTTCTTCAGGAACGCATTGGCCAGGCCCGGCATGCGCCCACTCTCCGACACGACCAGCCGATAGACCGCGACGGTCCTGGGATCCATCAGCACCTGCATCACCGCACGGGCGAAGCGGATCAGCGAAGCG from Lysobacter arenosi encodes:
- a CDS encoding M48 family metallopeptidase; this encodes MSLIRAWGFRAHHTLRPLRTRPAPMEPLKYLAGYPPHVQERVRELIEQDRLGAMLADKYAQAHAVRSDGQLYEYVQALKDRHMRKAVPLGKVVYDSKLQVMKHALGTHTAISRVHGGKLKASREIRIATVFRDAPAEFLKMIVVHELAHMKETDHNKAFYQLCTHMEPDYHQLEFDLRLFLTHLDAGR
- a CDS encoding DUF2058 domain-containing protein; translation: MAKANPLQEQLLKAGLVKKSKVAEVAREQNKARHAKGPSGPGEIQLEAERARAEKAERDRTLAAERKAQLRVAELRAQARQIIEDRKVPRSGESEYRFTVDGAIRTLLLNADLRKKLSTGALVIARLDDRFELLPREAADKVRERDAGMIVLDHGQDAGTDPAAATSEDDAYYAQFQVPDDLVW
- a CDS encoding alternative oxidase, with the protein product MNAGSTHPVDLHHPVRNLSDRVAYGTTRFLRFFADTLFAKRYGNRAIVLETVAAVPGMVGGALLHLRCLRWMRDDKGWIRTLLDEADNERMHLMTFMEIAKPSWFERMMVLIAQALFFTFYLLLYIVSSRTAHRLVGYFEEEAVVSYTRYLEEIDAGRIDNVPAPAIAIEYWKLPADARLREVVIAVRDDEAGHRDVNHAIAGQQGRPVPVTEPL
- a CDS encoding TetR/AcrR family transcriptional regulator; translated protein: MPNPPPNSADQASPRRPRRSSDELRNQILEAASELFLRDGYANTSIDAVIEKVGGSKRAIYSHFGGKDDLFAAMVTNLSEAALQAIPDAGEDVGNDVRASLIRFARAVMQVLMDPRTVAVYRLVVSESGRMPGLANAFLKNGSGRAASGLARLLERYAAAGVVTLANPAQAAEHFIGMLRDDSHLEVVLGVRPPLTEREWSPRVIQAVDIFLDGARTTRQAS